Below is a window of Alistipes sp. ZOR0009 DNA.
ATTCTTTTGGTCAACAGGCAGATTCTACAATTTATATCTCTGTCGATAGCTGTCCATCTTTTAGATATAAGAATTGTAGGGTAGCTGATGATTGTATAAAGCAATTTATCTCGGAGCATTTGGTTTGGCCTGATATCGAGAGTGATATGTATGTAAAGGTGTTGGTTCAGGTTGTAGTTGAAAAAGATGGAACCCTGAGTAACATCCGAGTTGTTCGTGGAGTAGAAGAGTGGTTTA
It encodes the following:
- a CDS encoding energy transducer TonB, yielding MKRSIPKVLLIWLFLTVAFAADSFGQQADSTIYISVDSCPSFRYKNCRVADDCIKQFISEHLVWPDIESDMYVKVLVQVVVEKDGTLSNIRVVRGVEEWFNRKAVEIVQSMPKWTPGKKGNKIVRTQLTFPVVWQ